The Natranaerovirga hydrolytica genome contains the following window.
TACAAACCATACCAATACCAATCTTCATAGATTCCTTGCGTTTAAAGCCAGATAAGCGAGCACCTAAAAAACAGCCCCCAACTTTTGTGACAATGGCAGTAGTTAATAAAATACTAATAAATAATAATATCTGATTATCCATCGTACCAATGACCGTATTGATACCGATGTGAGCAAAATGCATTGGCGCAAAGAACATATAAGATAGAACTTCTAATTTGTGCTCAATATAATCAGCTTCTACAGTATTACAAACAATTAGTCCTGCAATATAAGCCCCTGTAATATCTGGAACAGAAAATAATCCAGCTACATAAGAAAGAATTAAGCAAAATACAAAGCCGAACACGGGAATTCTTCTTTTTTTTCCTTCACGCATACTGAACCAGTTGAATATATAGCGAAAAAGTATTCCGGCAATGAGTACAAAGATAAAGAATCCACCAATTTTGAGTAATTCCATAGAAAAAGAGGTATACTCAATATCCAATCGTCCAATTAAGAAAGTAAGGATAATAATACCAATGATGTCATCAATAACGGCAGCCCCTATAACAGCTACACCAGTAGAAGTTTTTAATTTATCTAACTCCATTAAAGTTTCTACAGTAATACTAACAGAAGTTGTTGTGAGTATAATACCGATGAAAATTGTTTCTAAAACAGGCAATCCAAAAATATGAGCTACCGCCATACCACCTGCAAAAGGAAAAGCCACTCCTAAAAGAGCAATATAGATCAAAGCTTTACTACAGCGTCTTAACTCACTTAAGTCTGTTTGCATACCCGCTAAAAATAAGATGATGATTACACCAATTTCAGACATTTTTTCTATGAAATGGTGGTCTC
Protein-coding sequences here:
- a CDS encoding cation:proton antiporter, with translation MASEALRDVAVILLFTKFFGVITRKYSMTQVLGALLAGIILGPTGFNILGDHHFIEKMSEIGVIIILFLAGMQTDLSELRRCSKALIYIALLGVAFPFAGGMAVAHIFGLPVLETIFIGIILTTTSVSITVETLMELDKLKTSTGVAVIGAAVIDDIIGIIILTFLIGRLDIEYTSFSMELLKIGGFFIFVLIAGILFRYIFNWFSMREGKKRRIPVFGFVFCLILSYVAGLFSVPDITGAYIAGLIVCNTVEADYIEHKLEVLSYMFFAPMHFAHIGINTVIGTMDNQILLFISILLTTAIVTKVGGCFLGARLSGFKRKESMKIGIGMVCRGEIALIIANRGYYLGLISERYFAPVIIVIVITTLLTPLLLKLIHRKDHLEDSDLTGLV